TAAGGGAAATATGAAGTATAAACAAGTTGACAAAATAAATTTTGACATGTATTAATAAACTTTATATGAATTAATTAAAAATATAAGTTTTATTATACATGTTTTTATTATATCAAAGTGTTTTTGTATAAATTTCTAAAAAATAGCGGTTGCTAAGGACTAATATAAATGTTAAAATGTAGAGTAAAAGAAAAATATAAAAGGAGATAATAAATAATGGTAGATAAAAAATACATAAGAAATTTTTCTATTATTGCTCATATAGATCATGGTAAATCTACAATAGCAGATAGACTTATACAGTCTACTGGAACTGTAACAGAGCGTGAAATGAAAGAGCAACTTTTAGATACTATGGATCTTGAAAGAGAAAAGGGAATTACAATAAAGGCTCAGGCTGTAACTCTTAATTATAAAGCGAAAGATGGTAATATGTATCAGTTAAATTTAATAGATACACCAGGCCATGTTGACTTTATATACGAAGTATCTAGATCTCTTGCAGCTTGTGATGGAGCATTACTTGTAGTAGATGCTGCACAAGGAATAGAAGCACAAACTCTTGCTAATGTATATTTAGCATTAGAAAATGATTTAGATATAATACCAGTAGTTAATAAAATTGATTTACCATCAGCAGATCCTACAAAGGTACTGATTGAAATAGAAGATATAATAGGTTTACCTACTGATGATGCAACCCTAACTTCTGCTAAGACTGGTTTAGGAATAGATGAATTATTAGAAAAAATAGTTACTAAATTACCTGCTCCAAAAGGAGAAGAAAATGCGCCATTAAAGGCTCTAATATTTGATTCGCATTACAATGATTTTAGAGGTGTAGTAACATATATTAGAATTATAGATGGTAGCATTAAAAAGGGTCAAAAAATAAAAGTAATGTCTACACATAAAGAATTTGAAGTTTTAGAAGTAGGACAATTTGTTCCTAAAATGAAAGAAGTAGATGAATTAGGTGTAGGGTCAGTTGGTTATATAGTAACAGGTATAAAATCAATTAAAGATACACAGGTAGGAGATACTATAACTTCAGTAAAAAATCCTACAAAGATGGCTTTGGAAGGTTATAGACCAGCCCAAAGTGTTGTGTTTGCAGGTATTTACCCTATATCAACAAATGATTATGAAAATTTAAGAGAAGCACTAGAAAAATTACAATTAAATGATGCTTCACTTATATATCAACCAGAAACTTCACTTGCATTAGGTTTTGGTTTCAGATGCGGATTTTTAGGTTTATTACATATGGAAATTATAGTTGAAAGACTAAGAAGAGAATTTGAAATTGATTTAATTTCAACAGCCCCATCTGTTCAATATTATGTAACACCTGAAAATGGAGAAACTATTATGATAGATAATCCAGCCGAATTTCCTGATGGTAGAAAACATATAGAAGAACCATATATAAAAGGAACTATTATGGTTCCAAAAGAATTTGTAGGAAATGTTATGGAACTTTGTCAAGAAAAAAGGGGAACATTTCTTAATATGAATTATTTAGATGAAAATAGAACTATGTTAGAATATGAATTACCATTAGCAGAAGTAGTAATAGATTTTTATGATAAATTAAAATCTAAAACTAAGGGTTATGCTTCATTTGAATATGAATTTATAGGTTATAGAGAAGCAGACTTAGTTAAGGTAGATATATTAGTTTCAGGAGAAGCAGTAGATGCGTTTTCATTTGTAGCACATGCAGATTTTGCGTATAGTCGTGGTCGTGCAATAGCAGAAAAATTAAAAGATGTAATACCAAGACAACAATTTGAAAT
The window above is part of the Oceanivirga salmonicida genome. Proteins encoded here:
- the lepA gene encoding translation elongation factor 4, with protein sequence MVDKKYIRNFSIIAHIDHGKSTIADRLIQSTGTVTEREMKEQLLDTMDLEREKGITIKAQAVTLNYKAKDGNMYQLNLIDTPGHVDFIYEVSRSLAACDGALLVVDAAQGIEAQTLANVYLALENDLDIIPVVNKIDLPSADPTKVLIEIEDIIGLPTDDATLTSAKTGLGIDELLEKIVTKLPAPKGEENAPLKALIFDSHYNDFRGVVTYIRIIDGSIKKGQKIKVMSTHKEFEVLEVGQFVPKMKEVDELGVGSVGYIVTGIKSIKDTQVGDTITSVKNPTKMALEGYRPAQSVVFAGIYPISTNDYENLREALEKLQLNDASLIYQPETSLALGFGFRCGFLGLLHMEIIVERLRREFEIDLISTAPSVQYYVTPENGETIMIDNPAEFPDGRKHIEEPYIKGTIMVPKEFVGNVMELCQEKRGTFLNMNYLDENRTMLEYELPLAEVVIDFYDKLKSKTKGYASFEYEFIGYREADLVKVDILVSGEAVDAFSFVAHADFAYSRGRAIAEKLKDVIPRQQFEIPIQAALGSKIIARETIKALRKNVLAKCYGGDITRKKKLLEKQKEGKKRMKAIGNVEIPQEAFLAVLKLNDN